From the genome of Clavelina lepadiformis chromosome 2, kaClaLepa1.1, whole genome shotgun sequence:
ATTGGGGCTACAATAGTTTTCGAAATAGCTGCTGCAGTGCCACCAACTGCAAGATCTTGAAGGAAGTTAGTTAAGTTGAAAGGCATCTTGTCTTGTTGTATATAACTGCTGTTAGAAACAAACTTCTGCCACAAATTTACCACGATTAAATCGGATCTGCAACCGCTTACAACCTAGAACCAAATGGCCTTTATAGCTTCGATCTCACCTCTAAATGTCCCGTATGTAACAAAGTCAGAGGGTCAAAGTTCATACTTTAAATATGATTTTCTACTTGAAGACTTAGATAAGCGGAGggctaaattttttaatataacTGTTCCACAAGTGACATAGTAAccaaaaattaatgtttatgagaaaataaacgTTATTAATAATTCACAAATGCTTTTTCCAATTCTGTTTTTGTTGCTAGGTAATTTTACTGCCACGTCATAATACTGTCATAGAAACATAAAAATCCGCATGGtataaaaaaagtttcacaGCCGTtgtgatttgaaaaaaatactcAAGCGAATATTTGTAAACGAATGATTAAGAAGTTCTGAAATTTGATGATTTGTGATGTAAGAAAAAGATTTTCCTTTATTATATCAATTGGAGGTGGATGAATTTACCCAGATCAACCCAAATTCTTTcaacttgaaaatttgttattcTCTTTGCCGGTCTAAAGCAATACATTTTTACGACTAAATGTAACACTTCAAAGTACTTCACACAAAACTTAATTTCACATAAGCTTAATAATATGTAACCTTTCTAGTGTGCAATCATTTCCCTACCATCGTGAAATATGCTAATTGGAAAATCACTTCTGCTCAACTTTCACTCTTAGGTAAATAAGCAGCGAGTTAAGCGAAGTATGAGTAGCGCTAcatgcttttcttttttaacataACGTTTATAAGAATACCCAGTCcgattttttgtgaaaatataaCCGTAATAGCCtaatattttcttatttttttcgTGAGTGATTTTAGTATTATTGTATTGAGTTTAATTTTCTTATACATTCTTTATACAATTATAATTTCAGCAAATGATAGGCTACAGCTAAGCATAACCCAGCCTcaatttccaaattttatttgctcAAAAAAAACATGCAGCCTATGTGCGCCATTAGATGTTGAATCTTTTCTGGACTCTGTGTCGGTTGACAGAGGTTCATTCATCCTTAATcggttttatttcaaactttgataaaactaatgtagaAATAAAATGCATTACTTTAGAAAGAGCAGAATTGATGAAGAAAAAAACTCACTAGAGACTTTTATAGCGAAGATATACAATTTCACAagacaatattttttaaatatttgcaaactCACAACACAAGTACAATACACACGAAACACTCTTATAAGATTAAACGCATAACTTCATCATACATACGTTGAAATATCATGTTAATAGTTGCAACAAGATCCAAACCACAACGTGTGatgttgcaaaaataaaagcaaaaagataTTGCAGCAAACATTTCTACAGCAATCGTTATTAACACATCTTATCGCAACTACAATGGCAGCCAATGGGCCTGgctatttttttgcatatcaGAAAGCaagaaaactgaaatttaTGATACGAAAAGCCAAAACATCATAAATATGGCGACGAAGAGAAAGACTTTAGAGATCACTTGCTCATCCTGATACTGTGGAGTGTCAGGAGGCGGTGTTCTTGGTCTGCCATCATTAACGTTGAACATTGACCCAAAGAAACCGAAAGGAAATGCACCGATTCCAAACGACATCTGGAACCCGTCGCCAAGATTTAACCCATTCCAACCCATCTGCAAAAAATCCAACAAATACTATTTTGTTTGTAGCGTAAAAcgtaaattttgtaaacatttgtaaaaggAACCTTGATTCGACCGACCTATTAGAATGGCCAACCACCATGATTTGCATTTGAACGATTAAAATATGTGACATGTAATCAAAGTCTTGCTCATAAAAAACGGTTTACAGCACATTGCTTGTCACTTGTcagtatatttttatattagcTAATTGGTCATTGTAAATTATGCAACAACGATGTTCAACCATGACGAAAGACAGGAGCAACAAGCTCATCAAACAAACAGGAGCAATCGTCACTTAAGCAACAAGCTTCATCAGTCAAATAAACAGCTAGTTATTGTTAGGTTTTGAACTGAATGTCGATAACATAATAATGTTTCATGTAAATTATGTAGATAACACACAAAATTACAACCCATGGCTTGTCACAATGCTTTCATGTTGGCTGGTTCATCACTATATCAAGTATGTTGAAAGTCAGGTAAATTGGTAGATTCATCAATCGAGTCAAAAGCTAATTAATGTTTGGTTTTGAAGGTCCACTACTTAATTACACTTTATGCTTACATTACGATTCTCTGCAGCAGGACGTTGTGCTTGCGGTCTTGGTGGGAGTTTTTCTCTTGGATCGACATTATTCGAGCTCCCTCTTCCATATAAGGGCACCACCTTGTCCTTCCCTATCCCGGCTTTACAGACTGGACATTCTTGACGATTTGGGCGAGTTTCCAACCATTGGTGGAGGCATGGCCAGCTGAATCAAACTAGGTCGTTAGACCGTCTTAAAAGACTACGAAAGTCTGgaccaatgaaattttaacgAACAGCTAAAAAGAACAATGCTTCTACATTTTCTTACCAAAACAAGTGACCACAGTAGCTAATCACGGCATCTTTCGCTGTGTCAAGGCAGATGTTACATTCAAACTGTGTTGATGATGGCTGACTACTGTTTGATGTGCCGGGTTCATCCGTCATCTCAGCTCATAAACTTATATAACAACAAATCTAAAAAACAATCATATAACTTGAATATATATAGTGATATACTCTACTAAACATAGTTGAAGGAACACTACCaggaatatatatatacagtggTATAACGAAGTACAAAAGTTCACAGCAAGTTCAGTAGTTAAAGATGATAATCGTCAGAATCATTAAAAACTACTGGTATTTTTACACAGAAACAGAGAGCAATGCGTTTAAAACATCACAGCATTAGCAGAATGACATTGAACAATGTAATACAATTGTTTTGactgaaaacaacaaaacaatcaGTTTCCttacaatataaaattaaattaagacattacagtataaaaatatatgaaagTTGAACAGTTATCTTTAAACTGGCTGAAATGTTAGTGAGTTaaaatttagacaaaaattCCATAATAGCAAGCACCacttaataattttaaatttaaactcaAACGTTTTATTCCAGTTTCTCTAACAGGTCGTTTAGGTGGCGTATAACCTGATATTATAAAACTGCAGCACTAACAGTAAGAATAGggtaaaaaagaaattttaataaaattaaacgttGTCTTCATCACTTTCAGACTCTGAGTTCACATCTCCGAGCATGAAGTCTTCCATCTTACGAAAATCCTCATCAGATTGTCCTCCACCCCTCCATGACAACCCTGTACCTAAGCTCACGTGGTCAAGTTCAGGAGTGGACAGGCCGGAGCCAAACCCAGGATCATTTATAATTCCAAGAGCTACATCCTCTTCATCGGAGGACCATTCGTCAATGAGCCTTGATATCCTTCCATCACTTGTGATATTCCCTGTCTGTGATGCTAACTCCCATTCAAGCTGGTTCAGTGTCTTGGCATCTTCATTATCTTGCTCTTGATGAGTAACAGGGTTTTCAATATCTTGCTCTTGACGAGTAAAAGGATCTTTACTTTCTTCTGGGAGTTCTGCATCAGCAATATGATCTTGACTTATATGTCTTGCTATACTCTGGTCTGCCATCCACTGTGCATTGCCTTGATGGCAAAGCAATATATTCTGGGCTGGCTGATCAAGCTTGCTTTGTAGAGCATCCCATTCAGAGTTCATAGTGGCGTGGAAATCACCTAAACTCTGCTGATATACAGCATCGGGATTTAGTGGAATTTCTCCAATAAACTTTACAATGTTATTGTTAATTTCAAGAGATTGATGCGAATCATTGAACCCGTGGTGTTCATCTTGCATCCTTCTATTGTCATCTTCTTCatgtttgaaatgttcattCTCTAGCTTTGTTGAATATTTGTCAAGAATAGAAGGCTCGCTTACTCCATTTGAAAGGCTGAATTGCTGACCAAGATCACAAATATTGAGGTGATCATTTTTAGAACTTGTAACAAAAGAAGAGTTCAAGTGATTGTCTTCCTCATCAGTGGCTTCATCAACATAACAAACTGTTTCGTTTGTTACATCAAAAGACTCCATCCAGTTTCCATTCTGTGGTAGTGACACAGGAGCTTCAACTTCCGATATGCTGCAAAACTGCTCATGCATATCTATGCTTGATACTGTGTTTGCTGAATGCTGAGATGGTTGAGGAGTGAAGAGCTCCCTATACCGCTCTCTTTCCTCAATTTCTTCCTCTGTTAACTCTGAAGTATTGTTTCCAGAGTCTTCATGTCGTGTTTCATTTGATCCTGGCAAGGGAGGTATTTCAGTGACTCGATGTTTTTTAAGTAACAATCGTTCCATATAAGACAAAGTTGTTGTTTGTGAGAATGTGACGTTAACTTCAACTGGTTCAGATTGCACTACATGCTCTGACATTTCCACAGAAGCTACAGAGGATAATTCCTGAGAAGCCGGTTGGGATTTCTGTGAGTTTCCTTTCCTCCACTCTATCACAGCTTGCTGAAAAGCTTTGGCATTTTGTTCCTCGTCAAATGAACCTTGAAGTAGCTGCCCTCCTTTTGGTGTTGTAGGATCTTCAAGAGACATCTTCTCACGACGAGGTTTTCTAGGAGGAGCTGGGGCCATCTGTGGCGGTAGCGGGGACACGTTTGCAAAATATGGGAAATAAACTTCAGACCCCCAGCCTGTCTTTGGCTTAAGAACTTTGCCATCAACAGCCAACAGCAATCTTTTTCGAGcatatttcacaaaataaagGCCGATAGAAGCTGGAGCAAGTCCATGTAAAACCTCCAATGGAAGATTGCCATCAGAATCACTTTGAATTTCCATCACTTCATCATTTGACTTATCTAATGATATGGAAATCCAGCTCTGATTGTAAACATGTGGATGATTTGCGGATTTCTCTTCCTTCGGTAGCAAACTGTCTGGTCCATTACTCTTTAATCTTGCGATCAAATCTTTTGAATGAGATTTTCTTTTCGGAACATCTAGTGGTTCATCCATTAACACTTTCACtcccttttttgtttttttgccttCAGATTTTGCAGAATTTCTAGGCTTAATAGTTCTTCCCAGGATGTTTCTGGCATGGGATTCCAAAGCACCATCCTTGCCGGATTTCCAGATGTAAGTTTGCTTCCCTCTTTCTTCCTTCTCTTTCTCCATTGCCAGTTTTAATTGATGGAGTCTCCATTCCATTTGCTTATTGTCAATATCTAACTTTTTACTTTCGCGTTTTTTTGCTGAAGCAATTTCGGCATCTTTCTTCTTGGTCTGGCGTTCAGTGTAATTCTTCTCTGATGGCAAAGGCGCATCAAAACCAATATGATGACTCATTATGTTGATCAAAGTGTCCCGTACACTATCACATATTACCAAAGAGTCCTATAGGTATAGAAATAAACATGATATATTAATTTCAAATCAGCTTATATTCTGAAATTACCGTTAAATATACAGTGTATGGTAATATTATACTACTACAGCTTACGATAGTCTACCGATTGTCAACTCATTATATATTTCAAGCATCCTGCATATAATCATGATCAACTTGGTGAACAAGCACTTCGAACTTGACATGAAAGTATTGATAAagtacaaaagtaaaaataattacaaaaaactaTATTAACTACATACATATCAACATGTATGACGTACATATGAGCGGTCAGACATGACTAAACCAATGCAGGATTAGACTTGAAACCCTATTTTATATTTCTGCGACCAGGTATTATTACACATAAACTTGTGTACATTAAATATTTGGTATGGTATTGGTAGGCTTGTCAGCCGAGTGTTTAAAACACTGGATTGTTCAGTGGAtctggtgaacagttctatATTCGGACAATATGATGCAACactcaaaaaaacaaataaaaaatgtgtaacaattagactttgcAAAAAGGCTAACTTGGTTACTGAGCATCGAGTGACAagccggactgcagagtaccggtatggccgttttcagcaagacCTTGGGTGCGCCAAACAACTAAAAATGACTCGCAAAAATGCTCAGATGCAATGAAGGTCACACTTAGGTGCGAAATTACACAGTAATGTACATAGTTTGACTTTAAAGTCAATATTTCAATCAgttgaaaattgagtgcacagaagtACTGTCAAAGTCATTACGTGTAAAGTAACGCACCTTAAGTCCGGCACTGAAGCTCACCAAAAGCATGCAGTATTGAATGTGCCTATGCCAAACACTGCAGTCTGGGCGACAAGGAATCATCGCCAGGGTTTAGTCGtacaaaaactattttcactTTGAGATCATCATACCTCAACCATACCAAATAAGGGGCACAAATACCATAATAAAAATGGCCATAATGTGGTAATGGACGATGACAGTAGACCTAGGATAATGCTTTTATTACCTACCCAGGGGTGTAGCCAGAAGGAGGCAAAGGGGGTTTCGTTCCTCCCAAATGTTTGACAAAGGAAAAGGTTTTTCAGAAGGACTCAGTCTAATACAAAGGTGTCCAACCCATGGCCCGCGGGAAGGTTCTGAGTGGCCTGCAAgatatttttcgaaatgacttatattatcaactgaatcgcctacgtaatttatggcgaacttacattccgagaaattggcatttattgtttgctttctttgtctatTGCCCTATACTACAGAGCAAAAGATAGTAGAGATAATAGATAATATAGATAATAGAGAAATAGGTAGATAATGTACTATAGTCTCTAGGTCAGGGGTGcacaactgttcaagttaattttattgcatcacaat
Proteins encoded in this window:
- the LOC143445568 gene encoding E3 ubiquitin-protein ligase RNF185-like is translated as MTDEPGTSNSSQPSSTQFECNICLDTAKDAVISYCGHLFCWPCLHQWLETRPNRQECPVCKAGIGKDKVVPLYGRGSSNNVDPREKLPPRPQAQRPAAENRNMGWNGLNLGDGFQMSFGIGAFPFGFFGSMFNVNDGRPRTPPPDTPQYQDEQVISKVFLFVAIFMMFWLFVS
- the LOC143445567 gene encoding uncharacterized protein LOC143445567 codes for the protein MSHHIGFDAPLPSEKNYTERQTKKKDAEIASAKKRESKKLDIDNKQMEWRLHQLKLAMEKEKEERGKQTYIWKSGKDGALESHARNILGRTIKPRNSAKSEGKKTKKGVKVLMDEPLDVPKRKSHSKDLIARLKSNGPDSLLPKEEKSANHPHVYNQSWISISLDKSNDEVMEIQSDSDGNLPLEVLHGLAPASIGLYFVKYARKRLLLAVDGKVLKPKTGWGSEVYFPYFANVSPLPPQMAPAPPRKPRREKMSLEDPTTPKGGQLLQGSFDEEQNAKAFQQAVIEWRKGNSQKSQPASQELSSVASVEMSEHVVQSEPVEVNVTFSQTTTLSYMERLLLKKHRVTEIPPLPGSNETRHEDSGNNTSELTEEEIEERERYRELFTPQPSQHSANTVSSIDMHEQFCSISEVEAPVSLPQNGNWMESFDVTNETVCYVDEATDEEDNHLNSSFVTSSKNDHLNICDLGQQFSLSNGVSEPSILDKYSTKLENEHFKHEEDDNRRMQDEHHGFNDSHQSLEINNNIVKFIGEIPLNPDAVYQQSLGDFHATMNSEWDALQSKLDQPAQNILLCHQGNAQWMADQSIARHISQDHIADAELPEESKDPFTRQEQDIENPVTHQEQDNEDAKTLNQLEWELASQTGNITSDGRISRLIDEWSSDEEDVALGIINDPGFGSGLSTPELDHVSLGTGLSWRGGGQSDEDFRKMEDFMLGDVNSESESDEDNV